Proteins encoded within one genomic window of uncultured Draconibacterium sp.:
- the hcp gene encoding hydroxylamine reductase has protein sequence MSMFCFQCQEAAKGTGCTIAGVCGKTSDVANLQDTLLYVLKGVCWYNEKLRAVGANPKKVDKFVFDGLFSTITNANFDAAVFTKRIIKALQLRNELHVLSKETGIVLPEVLPAIATWTGNTTEEFEAKAEEVGVLSTENEDIRSLRELIIYGVKGLAAYAEHAYNLGSQKDEIFAFMQRALVATTEDLSVDELVALTLETGKFGVDVMALLDAANTGSYGNPEATKVNIGVRNNPAILISGHDMKDMEELLKQTEGTGVDVYTHSEMLPAHYYPAFKKYDHLVGNYGNAWWKQNTEFESFNGPILFTTNCIVPPKASATYTDRIYTTGASGLNGAIHIPDRENGKMKDFSAIIEHAKKCAAPQEIETGEIVGGFAHVQVFALADKIVDAVKTGAIKKFFVMAGCDGRMKSRDYYTQFAEQLPQDTVILTAGCAKYRYNKLPLGDIGGIPRVIDAGQCNDSYSLAVIALKLKEVFELNDINELPIAYNIAWYEQKAVIVLLALLHLGVKNIHLGPTLPAFLSPNVANVLVENFGIDGISEVEKDLEVFMTV, from the coding sequence ATGAGCATGTTTTGTTTTCAATGTCAGGAAGCAGCCAAAGGAACCGGTTGCACAATTGCAGGAGTTTGCGGAAAAACCAGCGATGTAGCGAATTTACAAGATACTTTACTTTATGTATTGAAAGGTGTTTGTTGGTATAACGAGAAATTACGAGCCGTTGGCGCCAACCCTAAAAAAGTTGACAAATTTGTTTTCGATGGTTTGTTCAGCACCATCACCAACGCCAATTTTGATGCAGCGGTATTTACAAAACGTATTATCAAAGCACTTCAGTTGAGAAACGAATTGCATGTACTGAGCAAAGAAACAGGTATTGTTTTACCCGAAGTACTTCCGGCCATCGCCACATGGACAGGAAACACTACCGAAGAATTTGAAGCTAAAGCGGAAGAAGTTGGCGTACTGAGCACTGAAAACGAAGACATCCGCTCGTTGCGCGAATTGATCATTTACGGTGTAAAAGGATTGGCAGCTTATGCCGAACACGCTTACAATCTGGGAAGCCAGAAAGACGAGATTTTTGCTTTTATGCAACGTGCACTGGTTGCTACCACTGAAGATTTGAGTGTTGACGAGCTGGTTGCTTTAACATTGGAAACCGGAAAATTCGGTGTTGACGTAATGGCATTGTTAGATGCTGCCAACACGGGTTCTTACGGAAATCCTGAAGCGACAAAAGTAAATATCGGGGTGCGCAATAATCCGGCAATTTTAATTTCAGGTCACGATATGAAAGACATGGAAGAACTGCTGAAACAAACCGAAGGAACCGGCGTTGATGTTTACACGCACAGCGAAATGTTACCTGCTCACTACTATCCGGCATTCAAAAAATACGATCACCTGGTGGGTAACTACGGAAATGCGTGGTGGAAACAAAATACCGAATTCGAGAGTTTTAACGGACCAATTCTGTTTACTACCAACTGTATAGTGCCGCCAAAAGCGTCGGCAACTTACACCGACCGGATTTACACTACCGGAGCATCTGGTCTTAACGGAGCCATTCATATTCCGGATCGCGAAAATGGAAAGATGAAGGATTTCAGTGCCATTATCGAGCACGCTAAAAAATGTGCTGCACCACAGGAAATTGAAACCGGGGAAATCGTTGGAGGATTTGCGCACGTACAGGTTTTTGCTTTAGCCGACAAAATTGTTGATGCTGTAAAAACGGGTGCTATCAAAAAATTCTTTGTAATGGCCGGTTGCGACGGACGTATGAAAAGCCGCGATTACTATACACAATTTGCCGAGCAACTGCCACAAGACACTGTGATTCTTACAGCAGGTTGTGCAAAATACCGTTACAACAAATTACCTCTTGGCGATATCGGTGGTATTCCGCGCGTTATTGATGCCGGACAATGTAACGATTCGTATTCGCTGGCAGTTATCGCGTTAAAACTAAAAGAGGTTTTTGAGCTGAACGACATTAACGAGCTACCAATTGCCTACAACATTGCATGGTACGAGCAAAAAGCGGTTATTGTGTTACTGGCACTGTTGCACTTAGGTGTCAAAAATATACATCTTGGGCCAACACTTCCGGCATTCCTTTCGCCAAACGTAGCCAATGTTTTAGTTGAAAATTTCGGAATTGATGGCATTTCGGAGGTAGAAAAAGATTTGGAAGTATTTATGACAGTATAG
- a CDS encoding 4Fe-4S binding protein, with amino-acid sequence MIREIIKIDDELCNGCGNCVPNCHEGALQIIDGKARLISELMCDGLGACIGHCPEGAITIEKREADAYDEIATISQMVKQGKATLFAHLKHLQDHNETGYLQQALGFIKANREAMPFEISEVHELLHGAKEEQVSDGGCATGGCPGSAPMSFDAGGLKMAAPAAETPSELTQWPVQMHLINPAASYFQGADLLVAADCAGFAYGNFHNDFIKGRKMVIACPKLDNSTDTYIYKLLQLIEEAKVNTITVVIMEVPCCGGLSQMVTRATQMASRKVPVKEVVIGIKGDVLSEEWI; translated from the coding sequence ATGATACGGGAGATAATTAAAATTGATGATGAATTGTGCAACGGGTGCGGCAACTGTGTACCGAACTGCCACGAAGGTGCGTTGCAAATAATCGATGGAAAAGCACGCCTGATAAGCGAATTAATGTGCGACGGACTGGGAGCTTGTATTGGTCATTGTCCGGAAGGAGCAATTACCATTGAAAAGCGCGAAGCAGATGCTTACGACGAAATTGCCACTATTTCGCAAATGGTAAAACAAGGCAAAGCTACCCTATTTGCGCACTTAAAACACTTGCAGGACCATAACGAAACAGGTTATTTGCAGCAGGCACTGGGTTTTATTAAAGCCAATCGCGAAGCTATGCCTTTCGAGATTAGCGAGGTGCACGAATTGCTTCACGGAGCTAAGGAGGAACAAGTTTCAGATGGTGGTTGTGCTACCGGCGGATGTCCGGGTTCGGCGCCAATGTCGTTTGATGCTGGTGGTTTAAAAATGGCCGCTCCGGCAGCAGAAACGCCGTCGGAACTTACCCAGTGGCCTGTACAGATGCATTTGATTAATCCGGCAGCAAGCTATTTCCAGGGTGCCGATCTTTTGGTAGCAGCCGACTGTGCCGGTTTTGCATACGGCAACTTCCACAACGATTTCATCAAAGGCCGTAAAATGGTAATCGCCTGCCCCAAACTCGACAACAGCACCGACACCTACATTTATAAACTGTTGCAGTTAATTGAAGAAGCCAAAGTAAACACCATTACCGTGGTAATTATGGAAGTTCCGTGTTGTGGAGGATTGTCGCAAATGGTAACCCGCGCCACTCAAATGGCATCGCGAAAGGTACCCGTTAAAGAAGTTGTGATAGGAATAAAAGGCGATGTTCTTTCTGAAGAATGGATCTAA
- the pgeF gene encoding peptidoglycan editing factor PgeF produces the protein MQDLVRYNIFESFTNLCAFTTTKSTLPVERGRYSNDPENQAKLAEALALEVGQMVYPDQTHSSCVADIREVPDAVISETDALVTNQTGLCLCVQTADCVPVLLFDPEAKVIAAVHAGWRGTVGGIVEKAISKMTKNYGASAENIMAAIGPSISPDIYEVGDEVIDAARKSIPNVETTLHKNGTGKFHFNLWEANRQLLLKSGVVAQNIEVLGACSFSEAERYYSARREGVDTGRMVSGIMLKPQTHVNKL, from the coding sequence ATGCAGGATTTAGTCCGCTACAACATATTTGAATCGTTTACGAATCTTTGTGCTTTTACCACCACCAAAAGCACCTTGCCGGTTGAAAGGGGGCGTTACAGTAATGATCCCGAAAATCAAGCAAAGCTGGCCGAAGCACTGGCTTTGGAAGTTGGGCAAATGGTTTACCCCGATCAGACTCACAGCAGCTGTGTTGCCGATATCCGTGAAGTCCCTGATGCTGTTATTTCCGAAACCGATGCACTGGTTACCAACCAAACCGGACTGTGTTTGTGTGTGCAAACGGCCGATTGTGTTCCGGTGTTGTTGTTCGATCCGGAGGCTAAAGTAATTGCTGCCGTTCATGCCGGATGGCGCGGAACCGTTGGCGGAATTGTTGAAAAGGCAATTAGTAAAATGACAAAAAATTACGGCGCTTCTGCCGAAAATATAATGGCCGCCATTGGCCCGTCAATAAGTCCTGATATTTACGAAGTGGGCGATGAGGTGATTGACGCTGCCCGAAAATCGATTCCCAACGTTGAAACGACCCTGCACAAAAACGGTACGGGCAAATTTCATTTTAACCTTTGGGAAGCCAATCGGCAGTTGCTGTTAAAAAGCGGGGTGGTGGCACAAAATATTGAGGTGCTCGGAGCATGTTCGTTTTCCGAGGCCGAAAGGTATTACTCGGCACGCCGCGAAGGAGTGGATACCGGGCGAATGGTATCGGGTATTATGCTAAAACCTCAAACGCACGTTAATAAGCTTTAA
- a CDS encoding class II fructose-bisphosphate aldolase, with the protein MAVSYKDLGLANSKEMFAKAVEGGYAIPAYNFNNLEQMQAILQACVETKSPVILQVSSGARNYANATLLRNMARGAVEYVKELGCEIPVVLHLDHGDTFELCKDCIDNGFSSVMIDGSHHSYEENIALTKKVVEYAHAHDVSVEGELGVLAGVEDDVVAEESTYTRPEEVEDFVKRTGVDSLAISIGTSHGAHKFTPEQCTKNEDGVLVPPPLKFEILEEIEKRIPGFPIVLHGSSSVPMDQVEIINANGGDLKAAVGIPEEQLRKAASSAVCKINIDSDGRLAMTAAIRKTMNEKPGEFDPRKYLGPARDSLKELYKHKNENVLGSAGKA; encoded by the coding sequence ATGGCAGTAAGTTACAAAGACTTAGGCTTGGCGAACAGTAAAGAAATGTTCGCAAAAGCAGTTGAAGGCGGATATGCTATCCCAGCCTACAATTTTAACAACCTTGAACAAATGCAGGCAATTCTGCAAGCTTGTGTTGAAACAAAATCGCCTGTAATTCTTCAGGTATCATCAGGTGCACGTAATTATGCTAACGCTACTTTGTTGCGTAACATGGCTCGTGGTGCTGTTGAGTATGTAAAAGAACTGGGTTGCGAAATTCCAGTTGTTCTTCACCTGGATCATGGCGATACTTTCGAATTGTGTAAAGACTGTATCGATAACGGTTTCTCGTCAGTAATGATTGATGGTTCTCACCACTCATACGAAGAAAATATTGCCTTAACTAAAAAAGTTGTTGAATACGCACACGCACACGATGTATCTGTTGAAGGAGAGCTGGGTGTTTTAGCAGGTGTTGAAGACGACGTAGTTGCTGAAGAATCAACTTATACACGACCTGAAGAGGTTGAGGATTTTGTTAAACGTACCGGTGTTGATTCACTGGCTATTTCAATTGGTACTTCTCACGGAGCTCACAAATTTACTCCTGAGCAGTGTACTAAAAACGAAGACGGCGTTTTGGTTCCACCTCCATTGAAATTCGAAATTCTGGAAGAAATTGAAAAACGTATTCCTGGTTTCCCAATCGTTCTTCACGGTTCATCATCTGTTCCAATGGATCAGGTAGAAATTATTAACGCAAACGGTGGCGATTTGAAAGCTGCTGTTGGTATTCCTGAAGAGCAATTGCGTAAAGCGGCTTCTTCTGCAGTATGTAAAATTAACATCGACTCTGATGGTCGTTTGGCAATGACTGCAGCTATCCGCAAAACAATGAACGAAAAACCGGGAGAGTTCGACCCACGTAAATACCTGGGACCTGCCCGCGACTCGTTGAAAGAGTTGTACAAACACAAAAACGAAAACGTTTTGGGTTCGGCAGGAAAAGCTTAA
- a CDS encoding two-component regulator propeller domain-containing protein: MIVKQGHISILGILLIISFQINCVFAQPGFLPLNHLGTDEGLSSSSVTSIAQDKNGFIWIGTRKGLNRYDGDRFKTYQQDEKELERNTLPDNLILSICIGEDNCLYVGFNSGLSFYDPELDKLHNFKYDSTSCLYDLPIQARSLQVDDNGSVYIASSDGIFYFDPHKNTIQHIDGLSNSVIDDVYLASDGRLWFGSADGLAVLNPETEEIEGVVKGLGNEDYSRTRIGRIIEDRSGIIWAASYSQGLFKVVQNNNGESRLKNFRHNPNNPGSISANRLLSLVTDKDNNLWIGAENDGIYCLDKNRQHFKHYLSTQSDPLVAKTYSGECLFIDSGNNLWIGTYANGVQIACENGEAIVSYSKFKGGDLSNTNNMVNAFFELNDSIIALATDGGGINLMNKNTGFFTNLSTTNSDLPNDYLLSIIADDDGNGWLATWGSGLVHFDGKSEVFTEYNTANSSIPDDNLFDVCLGNHSDLLIATFNSGVARYLLKENRWEVFNAENSDLPANCVNVIRRADDESFFIGTNSGLVRYYPENNSFTNCSLRKEMETLSSAHIYDIFVESLTSVWVGSLSGLYHFNPKTGNTHTFTVNDGLPNNTVNGILKDAGGFLWFSTSGGLCRYNDNQDVFDCYYSDDGLQSNEFRPRSTLIDSDNNLYFGGINGFSIIYPGKLKKNEHLPVVKFTELEIFNKEVYPNDPGSPLKRVISEVEEIKLPEKRSVLTFHFSVLDYANPSKNQHAYMLENFDKDWIYCGTRRQATYTNLDPGTYILRVKGANGDGLWNEEGIALKIIIVPPWWRSWWFIVILFIFFVGIFWFVNHLRVRSLEQQKQKLERAVARRTNELAEINATKDKLFSVIAHDLRNPFNVILGYTDVLIDGYHKFDKKMMEQILENLKTAGDSAFALLENLMNWSRSQRGVIGFSPKSIVLDDFIAVALFEIEAVAKKKGIKVENQIQDKSINVFADYNMLLLIFRNLLTNAVKFSNPDSSVYLVNGKSDDRFITLGVRDEGVGMESDKMKYLFQQEKLETMPGTNGEKGSGLGLMLCKEFVEKHKGKIWAESTLGKGSVFWVKVPLNNKVFEEE; encoded by the coding sequence ATGATAGTAAAACAAGGGCATATAAGTATTCTCGGAATTCTTCTGATTATTTCTTTTCAGATAAATTGCGTATTTGCGCAACCCGGATTTCTTCCTTTAAACCATTTAGGAACGGATGAGGGCTTATCTTCATCATCTGTAACAAGCATTGCCCAGGATAAAAACGGATTTATCTGGATCGGGACCCGTAAAGGTCTTAATCGTTATGATGGTGACCGTTTTAAAACTTATCAGCAAGACGAGAAAGAACTGGAAAGAAATACCTTGCCCGATAATTTGATTCTGTCCATCTGCATTGGTGAAGATAACTGCTTGTATGTTGGCTTCAATTCGGGCTTAAGTTTTTATGATCCTGAGCTCGATAAATTGCACAATTTTAAATACGATTCAACCTCCTGTTTATACGATCTTCCCATTCAGGCAAGATCCCTGCAGGTTGACGATAATGGCTCAGTGTACATTGCCAGTTCCGATGGGATTTTTTATTTCGATCCGCACAAAAATACCATTCAGCACATAGATGGTTTAAGCAACTCTGTTATTGATGACGTGTATCTTGCTTCCGATGGGAGACTTTGGTTTGGTTCGGCCGATGGACTTGCTGTGTTGAATCCGGAAACCGAAGAAATTGAGGGGGTAGTAAAAGGCCTCGGAAATGAAGATTATTCCAGAACAAGGATCGGTAGAATTATTGAAGATCGTTCGGGAATAATTTGGGCGGCTAGTTATTCACAGGGGCTGTTTAAGGTAGTGCAGAATAATAATGGTGAGAGTCGTTTAAAAAACTTTAGGCATAACCCAAATAATCCGGGTTCTATTTCGGCAAATCGCTTGTTGAGCCTTGTAACCGATAAAGACAATAATCTTTGGATAGGGGCCGAAAACGACGGTATTTATTGTCTCGATAAAAACAGACAACACTTTAAACATTATCTGTCTACTCAATCAGATCCGCTGGTTGCAAAAACATATTCTGGCGAATGTCTTTTTATTGATAGTGGCAATAATTTATGGATAGGAACTTATGCAAACGGGGTGCAGATAGCTTGTGAAAACGGTGAGGCTATTGTGTCGTACAGCAAGTTTAAAGGAGGAGATTTAAGCAACACCAACAATATGGTAAATGCTTTTTTTGAACTTAACGACAGCATTATTGCATTAGCTACCGATGGTGGAGGAATAAATTTAATGAATAAAAACACCGGTTTTTTTACCAATCTGAGTACTACAAATTCCGATTTACCCAACGATTACCTATTGTCGATTATTGCCGATGACGATGGCAACGGCTGGTTGGCAACATGGGGATCGGGGCTGGTGCATTTTGATGGTAAGAGTGAAGTGTTTACCGAGTATAATACTGCCAATTCTTCAATTCCTGACGATAACCTGTTCGATGTTTGTCTTGGGAACCATTCCGACTTGTTAATTGCCACATTTAATTCAGGAGTTGCAAGGTATCTCCTAAAAGAAAACAGGTGGGAAGTGTTTAATGCTGAAAACAGCGATTTGCCGGCAAACTGTGTCAACGTAATTCGTCGGGCCGATGATGAATCCTTTTTTATCGGAACAAACTCAGGTTTGGTTAGGTACTACCCCGAAAATAATTCGTTTACCAATTGCTCGCTTAGGAAAGAAATGGAGACGCTGAGTTCAGCGCATATTTACGATATTTTTGTTGAAAGTTTAACTTCAGTTTGGGTGGGAAGTTTGTCGGGTTTGTATCACTTTAACCCGAAAACCGGAAATACCCACACTTTCACTGTAAATGATGGTTTGCCAAATAATACAGTGAACGGTATTTTAAAAGATGCCGGCGGATTTCTGTGGTTTTCAACTTCGGGGGGGCTGTGCCGCTACAACGATAATCAGGATGTATTTGATTGTTATTACAGTGACGATGGCCTGCAGAGCAATGAATTCAGGCCTCGAAGCACACTGATCGACTCGGATAACAATTTGTATTTTGGAGGTATCAACGGCTTTAGCATAATTTATCCAGGGAAGCTGAAAAAGAATGAGCATCTGCCGGTGGTAAAATTTACGGAACTTGAGATCTTTAACAAAGAAGTATATCCGAACGATCCGGGTTCGCCGCTTAAACGAGTGATTTCCGAAGTTGAAGAGATTAAACTTCCCGAAAAGCGATCGGTATTAACGTTTCATTTTAGTGTTTTGGATTATGCCAATCCCTCAAAAAATCAACATGCATACATGCTCGAAAACTTCGATAAAGATTGGATTTATTGCGGAACGCGGCGTCAGGCCACATACACCAATCTTGATCCGGGAACGTATATTTTGAGGGTAAAAGGAGCCAATGGTGATGGACTTTGGAATGAAGAAGGAATTGCATTGAAGATTATAATTGTGCCTCCGTGGTGGAGAAGCTGGTGGTTTATTGTGATTCTGTTTATCTTTTTTGTTGGTATTTTCTGGTTTGTTAATCATCTGCGCGTCAGGTCGCTCGAACAGCAAAAACAGAAGCTGGAAAGGGCTGTCGCACGTAGAACCAACGAACTTGCAGAAATAAATGCCACCAAGGATAAACTGTTTTCGGTTATTGCCCACGACCTTCGAAATCCGTTTAACGTAATTCTGGGTTACACCGATGTATTAATTGATGGCTACCACAAATTCGACAAGAAAATGATGGAGCAGATTCTCGAAAATTTGAAAACAGCAGGAGACAGTGCCTTTGCTTTGCTTGAGAATTTGATGAACTGGTCGAGATCGCAACGCGGAGTGATCGGGTTTTCTCCAAAATCAATAGTACTTGACGATTTTATTGCCGTTGCACTTTTCGAGATCGAGGCAGTGGCAAAGAAAAAGGGAATTAAGGTTGAAAACCAGATTCAGGATAAATCAATAAATGTGTTTGCTGATTATAATATGTTGCTGCTGATCTTCCGAAATCTGCTTACCAATGCGGTAAAATTCAGCAACCCCGACAGTTCGGTTTATCTTGTAAATGGTAAATCGGATGATCGTTTTATAACGCTGGGTGTTCGCGATGAAGGTGTTGGAATGGAGTCCGATAAAATGAAGTATTTATTTCAGCAGGAGAAGCTGGAAACGATGCCGGGAACGAATGGAGAAAAGGGCAGTGGATTGGGTTTAATGCTTTGTAAAGAGTTTGTTGAAAAACACAAAGGGAAAATCTGGGCGGAAAGTACTCTTGGAAAAGGCTCGGTATTTTGGGTTAAAGTTCCCTTAAATAATAAGGTTTTCGAAGAGGAATAG
- a CDS encoding Crp/Fnr family transcriptional regulator, giving the protein MIDYSILVKSPLFNGIPEEECRELFSKIHYQVRKFGKDAIVVQGGEEVTNLFVVLSGSVRGEMIDYSGKTVKIEDIEAPRPLAAAFLFGKENKFPVTVTANKKAELMAIPVAEFLKLLQLNTRLLRNYLNNISTRAQFLSQKLHFLSFKTIKEKVAHFLLQQAGDRFHSFELKNTQQQLAELFGVTRPSLARVLGEMQNDNLIKIEKKTVTLLDKQGLNSLLKNG; this is encoded by the coding sequence ATGATAGATTATTCGATTCTAGTAAAAAGCCCGTTGTTTAATGGCATTCCTGAAGAGGAGTGTCGGGAGCTGTTTTCAAAAATTCATTACCAGGTACGTAAATTCGGGAAAGATGCAATTGTTGTGCAGGGGGGCGAGGAAGTTACCAACCTGTTTGTTGTGCTTTCCGGGAGTGTTCGGGGTGAGATGATCGATTACTCGGGGAAAACGGTGAAGATCGAGGATATTGAAGCGCCGCGTCCGTTGGCAGCTGCTTTTTTGTTTGGTAAAGAAAACAAGTTTCCGGTAACGGTAACCGCCAATAAAAAGGCCGAGTTGATGGCTATTCCTGTTGCTGAATTTCTGAAACTGTTACAGTTAAACACACGTTTGTTGCGCAATTATTTGAATAATATTTCAACGCGGGCACAGTTTCTTTCGCAGAAGTTACATTTCCTAAGTTTTAAAACCATAAAAGAAAAAGTGGCGCATTTTCTGCTTCAGCAAGCCGGAGACCGGTTTCATTCGTTCGAGCTAAAAAATACACAGCAGCAATTAGCCGAATTATTTGGTGTTACCCGGCCATCGTTGGCGCGGGTGTTGGGGGAGATGCAAAACGATAACCTGATAAAAATTGAAAAGAAAACCGTTACGCTGCTAGATAAACAGGGATTAAACAGCTTATTAAAAAATGGATAA